The following coding sequences are from one Ruminococcus flavefaciens AE3010 window:
- a CDS encoding C-GCAxxG-C-C family protein, producing MDHADKACELFAGGLNCAQSVFAAFSDVTGMDRELALRLSSSFGGGMGRLREVCGTCSAMFMIAGILYGTGYSFTHEDKTEHYKRIQELAARFKEKHETIICRELLKELSVTSSPEPEKRTEQYYKVRPCVRFVRTAAEILDSYIAENPPKYLNE from the coding sequence ATGGATCATGCTGATAAAGCCTGCGAGCTATTTGCAGGCGGACTTAACTGCGCTCAGTCGGTATTCGCTGCTTTTTCGGACGTTACCGGCATGGACAGGGAGCTTGCCCTGCGCCTTTCATCGTCCTTCGGCGGCGGAATGGGCAGACTTCGTGAGGTATGCGGTACCTGTTCGGCTATGTTCATGATAGCAGGCATACTCTACGGAACAGGTTATAGCTTCACTCACGAGGACAAGACCGAGCATTACAAGCGTATACAGGAGCTTGCTGCCCGTTTCAAAGAAAAACATGAAACTATAATATGCCGCGAGCTTCTCAAAGAGCTCAGCGTTACAAGCTCTCCCGAGCCCGAAAAGCGCACAGAGCAGTACTACAAGGTGCGCCCCTGCGTCAGATTCGTGCGCACCGCTGCGGAGATACTTGACAGCTATATCGCGGAAAATCCGCCTAAATACTTAAATGAATAA
- a CDS encoding GGDEF domain-containing protein, producing the protein MAYLIMFYILGVRELFLFNIFSVAFYVTLQIIIALGKSGPKFLYLALIEIIIHAAVATHFLGWQPDFAMFFILIIPATFLTYTQRIYIPFIISGVSMGLFLYYKITMDYNAEVKYIFDDNSIIKAIQIMNAVIGVFVMLTGGVSNIFIREYKEFQIVEQRETFRDLASKDPLTHLFNRRAMNEHIRAIRRDCPPRSQYVIGIGDIDNFKRINDTYGHDVGDKVLVYVSNQFINFIPEGGYAARWGGEEFLFVIPNASIEKGVAFTDKIHKMLRSHVFEIDDVEFGVTMTFGVSKGIPVDKIDNVITTADKRLYKGKNNGKNHTEFTD; encoded by the coding sequence ATGGCATATCTGATAATGTTCTATATTCTTGGAGTACGTGAGCTTTTTCTGTTCAATATATTCAGTGTTGCCTTCTATGTGACACTTCAGATCATTATTGCACTCGGTAAAAGCGGACCAAAATTCCTTTATCTTGCGCTGATAGAAATTATAATCCATGCCGCAGTCGCGACACATTTTCTTGGGTGGCAGCCTGATTTTGCGATGTTCTTTATCCTGATAATCCCTGCCACGTTCCTGACGTATACCCAAAGGATATATATTCCGTTTATTATCTCCGGCGTCTCAATGGGACTGTTCCTTTATTATAAAATCACAATGGATTATAATGCGGAAGTGAAGTATATATTTGATGATAACAGCATTATAAAAGCAATCCAGATCATGAATGCTGTCATAGGTGTTTTTGTAATGCTTACAGGAGGAGTTTCCAATATCTTTATACGAGAGTATAAGGAATTCCAGATAGTGGAACAGAGAGAGACCTTCAGAGACCTTGCCTCAAAGGATCCACTTACTCATCTTTTCAACCGCCGTGCTATGAATGAGCATATACGCGCTATCAGAAGGGATTGTCCTCCGCGAAGCCAGTATGTGATCGGTATCGGTGATATCGACAACTTCAAGAGAATAAATGATACCTACGGACATGATGTAGGCGATAAGGTGCTTGTTTACGTATCAAATCAGTTCATCAACTTTATCCCCGAGGGCGGCTACGCTGCAAGATGGGGCGGTGAGGAGTTCCTCTTCGTAATACCCAATGCAAGCATTGAAAAGGGCGTCGCCTTTACCGATAAGATACATAAGATGCTCCGTTCCCATGTTTTTGAGATAGACGATGTTGAATTCGGAGTTACAATGACCTTCGGCGTCAGCAAGGGAATCCCCGTCGACAAGATAGACAACGTAATAACAACGGCTGACAAACGCCTTTACAAGGGCAAGAACAACGGCAAGAACCACACGGAATTCACAGATTAA
- a CDS encoding helix-turn-helix domain-containing protein has product MDKKSIFRINLVKRRKELGLTQEQLASRMNVSPQAVSKWENSSYPDGELLPQLAKELNTSLDSLFGVKITDSRRDIEQLVDDELRATPPEKRSEKFMRIMYSALCACNPNTDTVGRLRESYEHETYAGLKTDRELALSRISEDLRYFCFLEIPENGVNSYFGDTTNMIRLFNTLADGDAISIISYLGASVRNKMFSVAMISEKLEIPADKVQHIIDRLDRFGLVWRVSADLNDSPVILYGYTHQIPLTLILVLAKTITNYLKYMDPNVEEWSQGAFRRENGEQDEVVPQVPWWSEGEL; this is encoded by the coding sequence ATGGACAAGAAAAGCATTTTCAGAATAAATCTCGTAAAACGCCGTAAGGAACTGGGTCTCACTCAGGAGCAGCTTGCTTCGCGTATGAACGTTTCCCCTCAGGCAGTTTCCAAATGGGAGAACTCCAGCTACCCCGACGGCGAGCTCCTTCCACAGCTTGCCAAGGAGCTCAATACTTCTCTTGACTCCCTGTTCGGCGTAAAGATAACAGACAGCCGCAGGGACATCGAACAGCTCGTTGATGACGAGCTCCGCGCAACTCCGCCTGAAAAGCGCTCTGAGAAGTTCATGCGTATCATGTACTCTGCACTTTGTGCCTGCAATCCCAATACCGATACAGTAGGACGGCTTCGGGAGAGCTATGAGCATGAGACCTACGCAGGTCTCAAGACTGACCGCGAGTTAGCACTGTCGCGTATCAGCGAGGACCTGCGTTACTTCTGCTTCCTTGAAATTCCCGAAAACGGCGTGAACTCCTACTTTGGCGACACAACCAACATGATAAGGCTTTTCAATACCCTTGCGGACGGCGACGCCATAAGCATTATCAGCTATCTCGGCGCAAGCGTGAGAAACAAGATGTTCTCGGTGGCAATGATATCGGAAAAGCTGGAGATACCCGCCGACAAGGTCCAGCACATCATCGACAGGCTTGACCGCTTCGGCCTGGTATGGCGTGTTTCTGCCGACCTCAACGACAGTCCTGTCATACTCTACGGCTACACACACCAGATACCCCTTACACTGATCCTCGTGCTTGCCAAGACCATTACCAACTATCTGAAATATATGGACCCCAATGTGGAGGAGTGGTCTCAGGGAGCTTTCAGACGTGAGAACGGCGAACAGGACGAGGTAGTCCCGCAGGTACCGTGGTGGAGCGAAGGCGAATTATAG
- a CDS encoding iron-sulfur cluster assembly scaffold protein, whose product MIYSHEVETMCPIAQGVAHGAAPIPEEAKWVKAKEIKDISGFTHGIGWCAPQQGTCKLTLNVKEGVIQEALVETIGCSGMTHSAAMAAEILPGRTILEALNTDLVCDAINTAMRELFLQIVYGRSQSAFSEGGLVIGAGLEDLGKGLRSQIGTTYGTLKKGPRYLELTDGYITGLALNEDDEIIGYKFINFGKMMDFIKAGDDANTAFEKAQGQYGRVADAVKIVDPRKD is encoded by the coding sequence ATGATTTATTCGCACGAAGTTGAAACAATGTGCCCAATCGCACAGGGCGTTGCTCACGGCGCTGCTCCCATTCCTGAGGAGGCAAAGTGGGTAAAGGCTAAGGAGATCAAGGATATTTCCGGATTTACACACGGTATCGGTTGGTGTGCACCTCAGCAGGGTACCTGCAAGCTCACACTCAATGTTAAGGAAGGAGTTATCCAGGAGGCTCTCGTTGAGACTATCGGCTGCTCAGGTATGACTCATTCAGCTGCTATGGCTGCTGAGATCCTTCCCGGCAGAACTATTCTTGAAGCTCTTAACACAGACCTCGTTTGTGATGCTATAAACACAGCTATGAGAGAGCTCTTCCTCCAGATCGTTTACGGTCGTTCACAGTCTGCTTTCTCTGAGGGCGGTCTCGTTATCGGCGCAGGTCTTGAGGACCTCGGTAAGGGTCTCCGTTCACAGATCGGTACTACATACGGTACTCTCAAGAAGGGTCCGCGTTACCTCGAACTCACAGACGGTTATATAACAGGCCTCGCTCTTAATGAGGACGACGAGATCATCGGCTATAAGTTCATCAACTTCGGTAAGATGATGGACTTCATCAAGGCAGGCGATGACGCTAACACTGCTTTTGAGAAGGCTCAGGGTCAGTACGGCAGAGTTGCTGACGCTGTTAAGATCGTTGATCCGAGAAAAGACTAA
- a CDS encoding C-GCAxxG-C-C family protein, with product MAEKASKAVENHKRFYSCSASVLCAFAETAGMSEQEAKAAAAPFAGGKMGKCGAVLAAEYVLSKRFPDSADEKLEAFEKEFTDLNRSVICRELKGALTGAPLRSCRGCVTDAAEILERMCSE from the coding sequence ATGGCAGAAAAAGCCAGCAAGGCAGTGGAAAACCACAAGCGATTCTACAGCTGCTCCGCTTCCGTGCTCTGCGCCTTTGCCGAAACAGCAGGCATGAGCGAGCAGGAGGCAAAAGCCGCTGCTGCACCCTTTGCAGGCGGAAAAATGGGAAAATGCGGAGCTGTTCTCGCTGCGGAATATGTGCTTTCCAAGCGTTTCCCCGACAGTGCGGACGAAAAGCTTGAAGCCTTTGAAAAGGAATTTACTGATTTGAACCGCTCGGTGATATGCCGTGAGCTCAAAGGAGCTCTCACAGGCGCTCCCCTGCGTTCATGCAGAGGCTGCGTTACCGACGCCGCTGAGATACTCGAAAGAATGTGCTCGGAATAA
- a CDS encoding glycoside hydrolase family 44 protein — MKKTAAFLAACVVTGCTLTAPMNGIPQSAVNAADGYDMKITVDLKGERKEISPLIYGVNQYTTSLKDVKTNSVRQGGNRMTAYNWETNASNAGSDWKHSSDTNLSESDDPADCVQQLSKDAAKNNVGYKLTTLQLAGYVSADKNGPVSEEETAPSDRWNKVVLTKGSDFADTPDLTDGVVYMDEYVNYIIKKLGDSKSATGIQGYSLDNEPVLWNDTHSRMHPEPVTIEELSKKSIEMAKNVKKLDPNAEVFGPALYGYTAFDHLDDDDQHTEWETVKAANNYHWYLDSYLDDMHKASEEAGTRLLDVLDIHYYSESARKGAEDRVQSVRTLYEKGFAENSWIGQWCMENVPILPTIQASIDKYYPGTKLGISEYNFGGGDDTSGTIAQVEALGCYADQGVYFATLWGGEPFIVAGINLYTNYDGKGGCFGDTLIPAKTEDVSKSSTYAAVNAKDDSKVTVMVTNKNMTEKENATIDLTNAEKDYKSAAVYAIYGDDEKIKLIDIVKDIKDNSVSVDLPAFSAAMVVVSDKADAFSDLKTYEETKTDLVTKEYTDIEGMTNDKGFVVVPIEDAKHLSKIVINGAVTSSAGSSWATAGCAVCMNAVSKDGENFWTYKDYSMPLGNKVSATVKFDGILTKTTGEGADKVSEDLEATIADGKIELQKWWDASEKGESSADDKVEVKYSSIQVVYEYAQGEAPAVSTTTTSKATTTTTASNSTTTTTAAATTTANGSDILYGDANCDGGVDLADVVIIMQELANPNKFGVNGTDTHHITEKGLKNADCCNVGDGVTNNDALAIQQYLLKLVDKLPTEIKE, encoded by the coding sequence ATGAAAAAAACAGCAGCGTTTCTTGCAGCCTGCGTTGTTACAGGCTGCACACTCACAGCGCCCATGAACGGCATCCCTCAGTCAGCCGTTAATGCGGCTGACGGCTATGACATGAAGATAACCGTTGACCTGAAAGGCGAAAGAAAGGAAATATCCCCTCTCATCTATGGCGTGAACCAGTATACGACCTCTCTCAAGGACGTAAAGACCAATTCTGTACGTCAGGGAGGCAACCGTATGACCGCCTACAACTGGGAGACAAATGCTTCAAACGCAGGCTCTGACTGGAAGCACAGCTCGGACACCAACCTATCGGAGTCCGACGATCCCGCAGACTGCGTTCAGCAGCTCTCAAAGGACGCAGCCAAGAACAATGTGGGCTACAAGCTGACAACTCTCCAGCTTGCAGGCTATGTTTCCGCTGACAAAAACGGTCCCGTAAGTGAGGAGGAGACAGCTCCCTCAGACCGCTGGAACAAGGTAGTCCTCACAAAGGGCTCTGACTTTGCAGATACTCCAGACCTCACAGACGGCGTAGTCTACATGGACGAGTACGTAAACTACATCATCAAGAAGCTGGGCGATTCCAAGTCCGCAACAGGTATTCAGGGCTACAGCCTTGACAACGAGCCTGTTCTCTGGAACGACACCCACAGCAGAATGCACCCCGAGCCTGTTACTATCGAGGAGCTCAGCAAAAAGTCCATAGAAATGGCTAAGAACGTCAAGAAGCTTGACCCCAACGCAGAGGTATTCGGTCCTGCACTGTACGGATACACTGCTTTCGACCACCTCGATGACGACGATCAGCACACCGAATGGGAAACTGTAAAGGCTGCCAACAACTATCACTGGTACCTTGACAGCTACCTTGACGATATGCACAAGGCTTCCGAGGAGGCAGGCACAAGACTCCTTGATGTTCTGGATATCCACTACTACTCAGAGTCAGCACGTAAGGGCGCTGAGGACAGAGTTCAGTCAGTTCGTACCCTTTACGAAAAGGGCTTCGCTGAGAACAGCTGGATAGGTCAGTGGTGCATGGAAAACGTACCGATACTCCCAACTATACAGGCTTCCATCGACAAGTACTATCCCGGAACTAAGCTTGGTATCTCAGAGTATAACTTCGGCGGCGGCGACGATACCTCGGGCACTATCGCTCAGGTGGAGGCTCTTGGCTGCTACGCCGATCAGGGCGTTTACTTCGCTACGCTCTGGGGCGGCGAGCCTTTCATCGTAGCAGGCATCAACCTTTACACCAACTACGACGGCAAGGGCGGCTGCTTCGGCGATACCCTTATCCCTGCAAAGACAGAGGACGTTTCCAAGTCCAGCACATACGCAGCTGTAAACGCTAAGGACGACTCCAAGGTAACTGTTATGGTCACAAACAAGAACATGACAGAAAAGGAAAATGCAACTATCGACCTCACAAACGCTGAAAAGGACTACAAGTCCGCAGCTGTTTATGCTATCTACGGCGACGACGAGAAGATAAAGCTCATTGACATCGTAAAGGATATCAAGGACAACAGCGTAAGCGTTGACCTCCCTGCATTCTCAGCAGCTATGGTAGTTGTTTCCGACAAGGCTGACGCTTTCAGCGACCTCAAGACATATGAGGAAACAAAGACTGATCTCGTTACAAAGGAATACACAGATATCGAGGGCATGACCAACGACAAGGGCTTCGTAGTAGTACCTATCGAGGACGCAAAGCACCTCTCAAAGATAGTTATCAACGGCGCTGTTACATCAAGCGCAGGTTCAAGCTGGGCTACAGCAGGCTGCGCAGTATGCATGAACGCTGTTTCCAAGGACGGCGAGAACTTCTGGACATACAAGGATTACTCAATGCCTCTTGGCAATAAGGTATCCGCTACAGTAAAGTTCGACGGCATACTCACAAAGACCACAGGCGAGGGCGCTGACAAGGTATCAGAAGACCTTGAAGCTACTATCGCCGACGGCAAGATAGAGCTCCAGAAGTGGTGGGACGCTTCAGAAAAGGGCGAATCCTCCGCAGATGACAAGGTAGAAGTCAAGTATTCCAGCATACAGGTAGTTTATGAGTACGCACAGGGCGAAGCTCCCGCAGTATCGACAACTACCACATCAAAGGCAACCACAACGACTACAGCCAGTAACAGCACAACAACAACTACTGCTGCGGCAACTACTACAGCTAACGGCAGCGATATTTTATACGGCGACGCAAACTGTGACGGCGGCGTAGACCTTGCTGACGTAGTTATCATCATGCAGGAGCTGGCTAACCCCAATAAATTCGGCGTAAACGGTACAGACACGCACCACATCACCGAAAAGGGTCTCAAAAACGCAGACTGCTGCAACGTGGGCGACGGTGTTACAAACAACGACGCACTTGCTATCCAGCAGTATCTGCTGAAGCTGGTCGACAAGCTCCCTACAGAAATAAAGGAATAA
- a CDS encoding sensor histidine kinase, translated as MKNKLFKRRPKRTTFRKMFAKAMIFPVVFTLIFSFVLFYATERIACEQAQSQQDQLNSTIMEAAVATEDKNDKMGGTINSLRMKMCLGTYYNTLNISEFFGYRFPLPETGVTSYDKNGKAVTAIIDKDGNVLISNAAKMFCIIKFDENHEHNKWLYCDPEETDIPAFQQLIKNHLDSRYSDHIAYSYDITSAYVDLQEHKMIPHVIQVKNLYYKDKYNEYDDEAEETGTEEVVIDVDSAYLEGYELMEFSADKSSSSDEFTYPRCTFENIWGIEKEKVDEAISSHFIKGMSGHTYESDYDLVMNESMTHSSVLINGERYTLFSDYKVNVWTEFAKKMYCIFVALFFLLLTLIAFLICWRKNVKNKAQYAFEDYQRALTNNLAHDLKTPLAVIGGYAENLMEMRRNSADGKELKYLSSIMNNVSYTDDIIAKTLQLSETEQIKKLNKTKVDIKALAEKSAEKYSTALEERSIDLKIEGKCEVTADEYTLAAAVENLISNAVKYTRDGGSIKITSNKKRFTVVNDVAENIDTKDLLMPFVKGDKARSDKSSSGLGLAIASAAAAQNGFRVKVDCKDKKFTAAVEF; from the coding sequence ATGAAAAACAAGCTCTTCAAGCGCAGACCCAAGCGCACCACATTCCGGAAGATGTTTGCAAAGGCAATGATATTCCCTGTGGTATTCACGCTGATATTCTCATTCGTGCTTTTTTACGCAACGGAAAGGATAGCCTGCGAGCAGGCGCAGAGCCAGCAGGATCAATTAAACAGTACCATAATGGAAGCAGCAGTTGCGACCGAGGATAAAAATGATAAAATGGGCGGCACTATCAATTCATTAAGAATGAAAATGTGTCTGGGAACATATTATAACACACTGAATATCAGTGAATTTTTCGGCTACAGATTCCCTTTGCCTGAAACAGGAGTAACTTCATATGATAAAAACGGAAAAGCCGTTACTGCTATCATAGACAAGGACGGAAACGTGCTCATCTCAAATGCCGCAAAGATGTTCTGCATCATAAAATTTGACGAGAATCACGAGCATAACAAATGGCTATACTGCGATCCCGAGGAAACAGATATCCCCGCATTTCAGCAGCTTATCAAAAATCATCTGGATTCAAGATACTCTGATCACATCGCATATTCCTATGATATAACCAGCGCTTACGTTGATCTGCAAGAGCATAAGATGATACCTCATGTTATTCAGGTCAAAAACCTCTACTATAAAGACAAATATAATGAGTATGATGATGAAGCAGAAGAAACAGGAACAGAGGAAGTAGTAATAGATGTTGACAGCGCTTATCTTGAGGGCTATGAACTCATGGAATTCTCAGCAGACAAGTCCAGCTCCTCGGACGAGTTTACTTATCCGAGGTGTACCTTTGAAAACATCTGGGGTATTGAAAAGGAAAAGGTAGACGAAGCCATAAGCAGTCATTTCATCAAGGGAATGTCAGGTCACACTTACGAAAGCGATTACGACCTTGTCATGAACGAATCCATGACCCACAGCAGCGTTTTGATAAACGGCGAAAGATATACTCTTTTCTCGGATTACAAGGTCAATGTGTGGACAGAGTTTGCAAAGAAGATGTACTGCATTTTCGTAGCACTTTTCTTCCTGCTGCTGACCTTAATCGCCTTCCTCATATGCTGGCGCAAAAACGTGAAGAACAAGGCTCAGTACGCCTTTGAGGACTACCAGAGAGCTCTCACCAACAACCTCGCCCACGACCTGAAAACTCCCCTTGCGGTCATCGGCGGCTATGCCGAGAACCTCATGGAGATGCGGCGGAACAGTGCTGACGGGAAAGAGCTGAAATACCTGAGCTCCATTATGAACAACGTTTCCTACACCGACGACATCATCGCCAAAACACTGCAGCTCAGCGAGACCGAACAGATAAAGAAACTGAACAAAACGAAAGTCGATATAAAGGCTCTTGCGGAGAAGTCCGCGGAGAAATACAGCACCGCCCTCGAGGAGAGAAGTATAGACCTGAAAATTGAGGGCAAATGCGAAGTAACTGCCGACGAGTATACCTTAGCGGCAGCCGTTGAGAATCTTATCTCCAACGCCGTGAAGTACACCCGCGACGGCGGAAGCATTAAAATAACTTCCAATAAGAAGCGGTTCACCGTTGTCAACGATGTTGCGGAAAACATCGACACCAAGGACCTGCTGATGCCATTCGTCAAGGGCGATAAAGCCCGCAGCGACAAGAGCAGCAGTGGTCTCGGACTTGCCATAGCCTCGGCTGCTGCCGCACAGAACGGCTTCAGGGTCAAGGTGGACTGCAAGGACAAGAAATTCACCGCAGCTGTTGAGTTCTGA